From the genome of Marasmius oreades isolate 03SP1 chromosome 1, whole genome shotgun sequence:
AAATGCTCTAGAGCAATTAAAACGAAATAAAACTCAAGCACCCACTCCTGCAAGCGCATGCACAGCCGCCCTAAAACCTATCACCCGCCCTCCGACGCCCCCACGTCAGTATTGTGTACTACGGTGTCCTATCGTTATATTCATGCCATTTCCTTGTAGCGGACAACTTAGTTCCCGAAAGCCCTGCATTCGACGTCCCATTTGACACCAATTTTCCCTTTGGTTCCGAAGCTGCAAATCTGGAGTACTCCATCCTTTCCGCTATTCTAGGTAATCCGAGTCCTCCTCAAGGTTCCCAGACACCTCCATCGTCCTCGTTCTCGACATGGCCATCGACAGACAGTTTTCCTTACCAATCTCCTCGACTGTCGACGTCATATACAGATAGCTTGCAGCAACCGCCAGCACCGATGCCCCAACTGAACTATACTTACCCAACGCGCGTTGTTGAAAATGCCGCTCCAGCGCAACCTGAGACGCAAACAAACAAGCAAGCAAAGGCTGATGGCCCCCCGCATCCACTACAACCCCGCTACCCACTCGAAAACCGTCCTCGATCGCCCCCTTTACCCATTTTTCTCGACGAGGCTCATGGACTTCTCTCGCCACCCCAATCGAACCCTTCTCCAAGTCTCTCGTCGGCCAATACGTCAGACATAAACTTTTTTGGATTTAATGACCTCAAAGGGCGGCCGGCGTCAAAGTTGCAAAGCATCAATGACCGGGTCGTCAAGCCTTATGACTACACGGAAGGTTACCATTTCCTAATGAAGCATCTTCCCACTCGGTACGTTGCCGCTCAAGGATACTTATAATACTTCTTTGGAGTATCCTCAGGGTATCTCGGTTCTCTGATCGCGATATCTATGTTCTTAAAGGTTCGAAAAGAACGACATCTTGCGTATTGTACGGGCATTAGCGATATTCCGACCCTCTCTTATTGCCCTTCAAATGCCATTATCACTCGATGACGAAATCTTTGTTGAGAAGTGTTTCCAGAGGACTTTACTTGTATGTCTTGCTCTTGCATTTGCATGATTTCGAGGCTAACTAAAGATTATATTCACAGGAACTCGACAAACTTATTTCGTTCAGTGGGACCCCAACAGTAGTGTGGAGGCGTACAGGGGAGATTTGTTTGGTCGCCCCCGAATTTTGTATGTTGACGGAATGGACCAT
Proteins encoded in this window:
- the ERT1 gene encoding Transcriptional regulator of nonfermentable carbon utilization, with the translated sequence MASTTTTTAATASLLPIAPALSPSQCNPKAKRKREPEPAASGSIARKPRDGSKKKKAARACNQCQKAHLTCNDSRPCDRCIKRGIAANCTEGHRKKAKYLLDDDELEQLKRNKTQAPTPASACTAALKPITRPPTPPPDNLVPESPAFDVPFDTNFPFGSEAANLEYSILSAILGNPSPPQGSQTPPSSSFSTWPSTDSFPYQSPRLSTSYTDSLQQPPAPMPQLNYTYPTRVVENAAPAQPETQTNKQAKADGPPHPLQPRYPLENRPRSPPLPIFLDEAHGLLSPPQSNPSPSLSSANTSDINFFGFNDLKGRPASKLQSINDRVVKPYDYTEGYHFLMKHLPTRFEKNDILRIVRALAIFRPSLIALQMPLSLDDEIFVEKCFQRTLLELDKLISFSGTPTVVWRRTGEICLVAPEFCMLTEWTMEELLGQKKYIYELFENQSVVEYWENFASHAFENTTQSVYSHCVLLKPNGAPVPATFCFSIRRDLFDLPSVVIGQWLPLL